The following proteins come from a genomic window of bacterium:
- a CDS encoding tetratricopeptide repeat protein, with amino-acid sequence MKKCELSYNCSHENKHERHIKQSTRWLFSLIFISISIFLIKPFMISQLLNRASSYTSYNLYPEAIRQYKKVLIMDKRNNNAWNWLAYSYKNEGYLEEAIQTYKEAIKINPENRVAHFNLGMIFVSKKDYKKAIQCFEQVRISSSKTKIQKAINMASYHKSSLNMLSTCYERLKDFNKAIIVLEELTRYYPNDRIVEEKLNLLKKELNK; translated from the coding sequence ATGAAAAAATGTGAACTATCTTATAATTGTAGTCATGAGAATAAACATGAAAGGCACATAAAACAATCCACAAGATGGTTATTCAGTCTCATTTTTATCTCTATTAGTATTTTTCTTATAAAACCGTTTATGATCAGCCAATTACTCAATAGAGCTTCGTCATATACATCATATAATCTATACCCTGAAGCAATAAGGCAATATAAGAAAGTGTTAATTATGGATAAGCGCAATAATAATGCTTGGAACTGGTTAGCGTATAGCTATAAAAACGAAGGATATTTAGAAGAGGCTATACAGACTTACAAAGAAGCAATAAAGATTAACCCAGAAAACAGAGTCGCCCATTTCAACTTAGGTATGATATTTGTATCAAAAAAAGATTACAAAAAGGCTATTCAATGTTTTGAGCAGGTAAGAATTTCATCTTCTAAAACTAAAATCCAGAAAGCTATAAATATGGCTTCCTATCATAAATCGTCCTTGAACATGTTGTCGACCTGTTATGAAAGATTGAAAGATTTTAATAAGGCAATAATTGTATTGGAAGAATTAACGAGATATTATCCTAATGATAGGATAGTGGAGGAAAAGCTTAACTTGCTGAAGAAGGAATTAAATAAGTGA